The Nitrospiraceae bacterium genome segment TCAGGAAAGATTGCGCTTGAACAGTTAAAAGGCAGGCTTTCAGAAAAGATTTCTGATCTAAGAGAAAGACTCACAGATCTCTGCGTTACAGTCGAGACATATATCGATTTTCCTGATGAAGAGATAGAAATTTCTACAAAAGATGAGATGAAAGAAGCGATAAAAAAAATTATTCAGGAACTCGAATCTTTGTTAAAGAGCTATGACGAAGGAAGATTTTTCAGGGAAGGGCTTGCCGTTGCAATCGTAGGAAGGCCGAATGTCGGAAAGTCGTCTTTGCTTAATGCTTTGCTTCAACGGAACAGGGCGATAGTTACCGAGATGCCGGGCACAACAAGAGACATCATTGAAGAATATCTGAACATCAATGGCTTGCCTCTCAGGGTAATTGATACTGCAGGAATAAGAGAGTCTCATGACATGGCAGAGATTGAAGGCGTAAAGAGGAGCTTGAGCGCGATCGAAAATGCTGACCTGATCATAGCTGTGATAGATGGAAGCCATGATTTAAAAAATGAAGACATAGAGGTTCTGGAAAAGATTAAGGACAGGAATACTATTATTGCGATAAATAAATCAGACATTATGAGAGATGAGAATTGCAAAAAATTCAAAGGTGCTTTTTCAAAATATCAGATGCGCATTATAAAGATTTCTGCCCTGAAAGACCACGGAATAGATGAATTAAAAAATGTAATCTTTAATTCTTCTGTTAAAAACTGGAATGAGCACAAAGAGGGAATTATAATCACAAACCTAAGGCATAAGACTTTAATTCAGGCAGCGTATGATTCTCTTAAAGACGCGGTAGAGGCTTTTAATACAGACAAGCCTGTTGAGATAATTGCAATTGGGCTTCGGGACAGTCTTGATAAACTCGGAGAGATAATCGGCGCTGTTACAACTGATGATATATTGAACAGGATATTCAGCAGCTTCTGTATCGGGAAATAAATTTAGTCTGCTTCTACAGAGGCAAGGTAATCAGCGCGTTTTATAGAGCTGAGCATATATTCTTTGAATTTTGCTGAGATGAGCCATCTTATGCCGAATTTTTCAGCCCACTTTATCAACCCCTGATCAGCAGTAACAAGCAGGGCGTCAAGCTCGCGTGCAAGAAGAATCAGATCAACATCTTCTTTGCTGTCGATGATGCCCTCTCTTAATGCCTCTCTGTATTTTCTTCTCAAGTCTTTCACGACCTCTTCTTCGCCTGATTTTGCAGCTCCTCTCACAGCTTTTTCTGCAACCCTGAGACCTTTGTTAATCCTTTCCCTGATATCTTCGATGAGTTCATAGAGCAGAAATGCAGGGCATGTAAGTTCATATTTTTTAGGCGGTTTTTGATGAAGTAGCACAAGCAGATCACCAGATATCTTTTCAGGTTCTATGAAATTCAGAAGCTCTTCAAAAATAGAAGGCGGCATGTAAAACTCAAGTGTTGGAACTTGTGCTGCGATTGATAAAAAATTTTCGAGCGCTTCTGTAGGAGTCTTACCGAAACTGTCGCGAACTTCCGGATTAACGAACAGGCTTGTGTCTAATACAACAGTGCTTCTTTTAGATTTTACGGTCATCTATATTAAGGCTGAAGGTATTCCAGTTGCTGCAGTCAGGACACCTTCCCACCCACTCCTTTGAAGAATATCCGCAGACAGAGCACCAATATGGAAGTCTGAATGCAGGCTTAATGCCCATGGCTTTTTTATATTCTATGGCAGCTAAGTCACATTGTCCGCGTTTAAGGTAAAGATCGCCCATTATCTTATGTATTTCAGCCATAGTAACACCGGTTGTATCGATGGAATCGAATGTTCTGATTGCATCATCAATCATCTCAAGTCTGTAGTAAAGTTTGCCAAGAAAAACCCTTAGCATAATATTTTGGGGATTTTTAGCAATAAGGTTTTGATAAAGCCTTATCAACCGTGAAGGCTCGCCGAGATTTATAAGAAGATCTTCAAATCTTGCAAGTATTATCAGTGAGGATGTCTGCTCATAACATTTTTCAAGGTAATCGGCAACCTCGTCTGTCTCGCCTTCTCTCAGCTTCACCTCAGCAAGTCCCAAATATGCTGGGATGAAACTGCTGTTTAGTCTCATGATTGTCTTGAATGCTTTGCGCGCTTTTTCAAGTTCTCCATTCTCAAGGCAATTGCGTCCGTATTCATATTTGTAACCAAGGAGATTTATCTGCTCTCTCTGGCGGTCTTTTTCCGCATGTTCGTGTTTCAGAATTGTTTTTTGCACATCAACAAGCTCATCCCATTTTTCTTCTCTTTCGTGAACAGCGCGTTTTTTGTACAGCGCTGCCAGATTGTCTGCATCAATATCAAGAATCTTCTCAATGTAATTCAAGGCATCAGCCCATCTGCCTGTTTTTTCCATAAGATTTTCCAAGGCGAAAAGCACTTCCAGATTCAAAGGATAGGCAGAAAATACCTTGTTGTAGTAAATTAGCGCCTGCTGATAATTGTCTTCTGAACAGGCAATGTCCCCAAGCCTCAGAAGTGCGTGAAGATGTTTCGGTTCTTCCTGCAGGATTATTTCAAGGGGTTCTTTTGCCTCATCTTCAGCATGGGCAAGAAGAGCATTTAATGCCCTTGAATAAAGCTCCTGCACCCTTGCTTCTTTTTTCTGCTTGCGTTGGTGCTGCCAGTTGCCTATAAAACGCTTAGTGTCTCTTATTGTAAAGACGATGAGCATTGCAAGAGCCCCGGCAACGCTTGAGAGAAGTATCAGTGCAATCTTCGGAATTTCATAGACTTCATCAAAGGGAATTTTTATAGTTGTGATTTCTTTGTTGTCGATTGCAAGGAGCGCAAGTCCGGTAAGAAAAAGGACCACTATAAAAATAGAGAGCTTGCCCATCAGCAGTAATAACCTCTGTAATAAATTAATTTAAGATTCATATGAAATCCTTGGTGCGTCAAGCCAGAGCTTTTCAAGCTGGTAGTATTCCCTGGTGTTTTCTTCAAAAATATGTACAATCACATCCCCATAATCAATCAATATCCATTGACTATTAGCAATACCTTCAACTCCTATGGAATGGAGATGCTTCTTATCAAAAAAATCTCTTATTCCGTCTGCAATTGCCTTGACCTGAGTTGTGCTTTTTCCAGAACAAATAACAAAATAATCAGCAATAACACTAAGTTTATATAACTCGAGGATTAAAACATCCCCGGCTTTTTTCTCTATTGCTGCCTTTGCTGCATCTTGGGCTTTAGCTTTGCTTTTTATGTAAGCTAACGCCTCCTTTCGTAAAGATTTACCTGTATATCTTATTAGAAATTATATAGGATTCGACTTCTTCTGGCAACAGGTATTTTGCAGTTTTCCCCTCTTTAATCAGCTTTCTTATCACAGTTGATGATATTTCTAGCGGAGTAAGTTTTAAAAGTATCACATCTCTATTAGTCTTAAGTTTTGTTCTATAAATTCCTGTTTTTCCAGTTTCGATTTTTTTTAATACACTTTCACTTATCTTTGAAAAAGGGAAAGAAGAAAGGTCAGAAAATTTAAACGGCGGTCTGGATATAACAACAAAATTTGTGAGCTTAAGAAGCTCTTTGGGCTTCCACCACTTAGGGATTTCCAGAAAAGCATCTATGCCTAGTATGAAATAAAACGAGGCATCTGGATATAACCTATAAAGATGCTTAAGTGTATTCACAGAGTAAGATATGCTCTTTTTTTTATATTCTATGTCTGATATCTTAAAATTTCTGTTTCTGAATGTAGCCAACCTTGTCATCTTATATCTGTGTTTTGCGTCTGCAAGACCGTTGTTTTTAAGAGGAGGACTTCCTGACGGCATGAAAATTACGAAGTTGAGCTTGAGTTTTTCCAATACCTCTTCCGCAGCCCTTAGATGACCGATGTGGATTGGATTGAATGTCCCGCCTAATATTCCGATTTTCAATATGTTTTTATTGTTATTTGCCTTCATGTAGTTACTTATCATGCATAAGACTTGATTGTCAAGGAAATGAATCTTGGATTTTGAATCATAAGGACAAGAATGCACATTTTAAATATTCTGTTTCTGGCACTGAAAGAAGAACAGGGTGGTCTTTTGCCTGAGACCGGTATTCGAGAATCTTGATTTGTTTCCCAGCATTTTTTGCTGAATTTCTGAGCATTTCTATAAACACAGATTTCTCTATATGATATGAACAGGATGATGTTGCTAATATTCCTCCATGTTTAAGGAGTTTCATTGCAAGGGTATTAATCTCATGATAGCCTTTTAACGCTTCTTTTATCTTAAGTCTGCTTTTTACGAATGCAGGAGGATCTAGCACGATAAAATCGTATAAAACTCCTGAGGCAATAGAATCTTTCAGAAAATTAAAAACATCTGCTTTTATAAAATCACATTTACTTTCCAAATTGTTTCTCTTTGCATTAGAGCGCGCATGTGAGATCGCTGTTTCTGAATCATCAACAAATGTGACTGAAGCGCCATTGTGCGCAAGCTGGAGTCCCCATGCGCCTGAATAACAGAAAAGATCAAGCCCTTTTCCGCCTGGGACTAATTCTTTTAGAGCCAGCCTGTTTTCTCTCTGGTCAAGAAAGAATCCTGTTTTTTGTCCAGCCAAGGGATTAACCTCAAGAAGTATATTGCCTTCGCGTATAATCGGAAGTGTATCAAGCGAGCCCTTTACAATCTCTTTTTTTAGTTCAAGCCCTTCAAGTGTTCTGCTCTGGCTGTCGTTTTTTAAGATGATAACAGACGGCTTGAGTATTTCATCAAGCAGAGGAACTATTGTATCTCTAAGTTTTTCTATCCCGAGTGTGAGAAACTGCATGACAAGACAATCATTGTATTTATCGACTATCAACCCCGGCAGAAAATCACTCTCGCTGAAAATTACCCTGAATGAATCGTTGTCTTTGCAGAATCTTTTTCTGTAATCCACTGCTTCAAGAATGCGTTTTCTGAAAAAGTCAGCATTGATCTCTTCGTTTTTTCTTGTTAGAAGTCTGACAGAGATGAGCGAATTAGGATTGATATAACCGATTCCAATAAAATTATTTTTTGTGTCATGAACTTCTACTATTAGACCGGGCTCATAGTTTCTT includes the following:
- a CDS encoding tetratricopeptide repeat protein, whose translation is MGKLSIFIVVLFLTGLALLAIDNKEITTIKIPFDEVYEIPKIALILLSSVAGALAMLIVFTIRDTKRFIGNWQHQRKQKKEARVQELYSRALNALLAHAEDEAKEPLEIILQEEPKHLHALLRLGDIACSEDNYQQALIYYNKVFSAYPLNLEVLFALENLMEKTGRWADALNYIEKILDIDADNLAALYKKRAVHEREEKWDELVDVQKTILKHEHAEKDRQREQINLLGYKYEYGRNCLENGELEKARKAFKTIMRLNSSFIPAYLGLAEVKLREGETDEVADYLEKCYEQTSSLIILARFEDLLINLGEPSRLIRLYQNLIAKNPQNIMLRVFLGKLYYRLEMIDDAIRTFDSIDTTGVTMAEIHKIMGDLYLKRGQCDLAAIEYKKAMGIKPAFRLPYWCSVCGYSSKEWVGRCPDCSNWNTFSLNIDDRKI
- the nadD gene encoding nicotinate-nucleotide adenylyltransferase, with product MKANNNKNILKIGILGGTFNPIHIGHLRAAEEVLEKLKLNFVIFMPSGSPPLKNNGLADAKHRYKMTRLATFRNRNFKISDIEYKKKSISYSVNTLKHLYRLYPDASFYFILGIDAFLEIPKWWKPKELLKLTNFVVISRPPFKFSDLSSFPFSKISESVLKKIETGKTGIYRTKLKTNRDVILLKLTPLEISSTVIRKLIKEGKTAKYLLPEEVESYIISNKIYR
- the rsfS gene encoding ribosome silencing factor, whose translation is MKSKAKAQDAAKAAIEKKAGDVLILELYKLSVIADYFVICSGKSTTQVKAIADGIRDFFDKKHLHSIGVEGIANSQWILIDYGDVIVHIFEENTREYYQLEKLWLDAPRISYES
- a CDS encoding RNA ligase partner protein, which codes for MTVKSKRSTVVLDTSLFVNPEVRDSFGKTPTEALENFLSIAAQVPTLEFYMPPSIFEELLNFIEPEKISGDLLVLLHQKPPKKYELTCPAFLLYELIEDIRERINKGLRVAEKAVRGAAKSGEEEVVKDLRRKYREALREGIIDSKEDVDLILLARELDALLVTADQGLIKWAEKFGIRWLISAKFKEYMLSSIKRADYLASVEAD
- the mnmE gene encoding tRNA uridine-5-carboxymethylaminomethyl(34) synthesis GTPase MnmE, whose protein sequence is MDDTITAISTPLGEGGIGIVRLSGKDAVRIAEKLFHSSKNKKLSNISSHKIIHGVIKDPETKETIDEVLVSVMLAPHTYTKENIVEINCHGGMLPLRRVLELALKHGARLAEPGEFTKRAFLNGRIDLSKAEAVLDLIKARTDESGKIALEQLKGRLSEKISDLRERLTDLCVTVETYIDFPDEEIEISTKDEMKEAIKKIIQELESLLKSYDEGRFFREGLAVAIVGRPNVGKSSLLNALLQRNRAIVTEMPGTTRDIIEEYLNINGLPLRVIDTAGIRESHDMAEIEGVKRSLSAIENADLIIAVIDGSHDLKNEDIEVLEKIKDRNTIIAINKSDIMRDENCKKFKGAFSKYQMRIIKISALKDHGIDELKNVIFNSSVKNWNEHKEGIIITNLRHKTLIQAAYDSLKDAVEAFNTDKPVEIIAIGLRDSLDKLGEIIGAVTTDDILNRIFSSFCIGK
- a CDS encoding class I SAM-dependent rRNA methyltransferase; amino-acid sequence: MNKIILRRTSRILAGHSWIFSNELAVSPRNYEPGLIVEVHDTKNNFIGIGYINPNSLISVRLLTRKNEEINADFFRKRILEAVDYRKRFCKDNDSFRVIFSESDFLPGLIVDKYNDCLVMQFLTLGIEKLRDTIVPLLDEILKPSVIILKNDSQSRTLEGLELKKEIVKGSLDTLPIIREGNILLEVNPLAGQKTGFFLDQRENRLALKELVPGGKGLDLFCYSGAWGLQLAHNGASVTFVDDSETAISHARSNAKRNNLESKCDFIKADVFNFLKDSIASGVLYDFIVLDPPAFVKSRLKIKEALKGYHEINTLAMKLLKHGGILATSSCSYHIEKSVFIEMLRNSAKNAGKQIKILEYRSQAKDHPVLLSVPETEYLKCAFLSL